A window of the Streptomyces albireticuli genome harbors these coding sequences:
- a CDS encoding SDR family oxidoreductase, which translates to MDATAHDHGREEDADGKADGAGGAGGAGGEAPPRVLVAGATGYIGGRLVPRLLDTGYRVRCLVRDPGRLRDQPWADRVEAVKGDVTRPETLPRAFADVDVLYYLVHALGSGRDFEETDRRAALAVGRAAKDAGVRRIVYLGGPSPRQVAERDLSPHLRSRAEVGRILLRSGVPTAQLRAAVIIGSGSASFEMLRYLTERLPAMVTPKWVGTRVQPIAVRDVLRYLLGAARLPADVSRGFDICGPEVLTYRRMMERYAAVARLPRRVILPVPVLSPRLSSLWVGLVTPVPGGIARPLVESLRHEAVCREHDIARYVPDPPEGPVGFDEAVRLALQRVRDADVATRWSSASLPGAPSDPLPSDPDWSGGSLYEDRREVTVDAPAAALWRVVEGIGGENGWYSFPLAWSARGLLDRLVGGVGLRRGRRDPHRLRVGDSLDFWRVEELEAGRTLRLRAEMRLPGLAWLELTVTPEGPARATYRQRALFHPHGLAGHAYWWSVAPFHAVVFGGMARNIARRAGAGL; encoded by the coding sequence ATGGACGCGACAGCGCACGACCACGGCCGGGAAGAGGACGCCGACGGCAAGGCCGACGGGGCGGGCGGGGCCGGTGGGGCCGGTGGAGAAGCCCCGCCGCGGGTGCTCGTCGCCGGGGCCACCGGCTACATCGGCGGACGGCTCGTCCCCCGGCTCCTGGACACCGGCTACCGGGTGCGCTGCCTGGTCCGCGACCCGGGGCGGCTGCGCGACCAGCCGTGGGCGGACCGCGTCGAGGCCGTCAAGGGCGACGTGACCCGCCCGGAGACGCTCCCCCGCGCCTTCGCGGACGTCGACGTCCTCTACTACCTCGTGCACGCCCTCGGCAGCGGCCGGGACTTCGAGGAGACCGACCGGCGGGCCGCGCTCGCCGTCGGCCGCGCCGCGAAGGACGCCGGCGTCCGCCGCATCGTCTACCTGGGCGGACCGTCGCCCCGGCAGGTGGCCGAGCGCGACCTCTCCCCGCACCTGCGCTCCCGCGCCGAGGTCGGCCGCATCCTGCTCCGCAGCGGCGTCCCCACCGCCCAGCTCCGCGCCGCCGTGATCATCGGATCCGGCTCGGCCTCCTTCGAGATGCTGCGGTACCTCACCGAACGACTGCCCGCGATGGTCACCCCGAAGTGGGTGGGCACCCGGGTGCAGCCCATCGCCGTCCGCGACGTGCTGCGCTACCTGCTGGGCGCCGCCCGGCTGCCCGCCGACGTCAGCCGCGGCTTCGACATCTGCGGCCCCGAGGTCCTCACCTACCGACGGATGATGGAGCGGTACGCGGCCGTCGCCCGCCTCCCGCGCCGGGTGATCCTTCCCGTGCCCGTGCTCTCGCCCCGGCTCTCCAGCCTCTGGGTCGGCCTGGTGACGCCCGTACCCGGCGGCATCGCCCGCCCGCTCGTCGAGTCGCTGCGCCACGAGGCGGTGTGCCGCGAGCACGACATCGCCCGGTACGTACCCGACCCGCCCGAGGGCCCGGTCGGCTTCGACGAGGCCGTCCGCCTGGCCCTCCAGCGGGTGCGCGACGCCGACGTCGCCACCCGCTGGTCCTCCGCCTCCCTGCCCGGCGCGCCCAGCGACCCGCTGCCCTCCGACCCCGACTGGTCCGGCGGCAGCCTCTACGAGGACCGGCGCGAGGTGACCGTCGACGCCCCGGCCGCGGCGCTCTGGCGCGTCGTCGAAGGCATCGGGGGCGAGAACGGGTGGTACTCCTTCCCGCTCGCCTGGTCGGCCCGCGGCCTGCTGGACCGCCTCGTGGGCGGCGTCGGCCTGCGCCGGGGCCGCCGTGACCCGCACCGGCTGCGGGTCGGTGACTCCCTCGACTTCTGGCGGGTCGAGGAGCTGGAGGCCGGGCGGACGCTGCGGCTGCGCGCCGAGATGCGGCTGCCGGGCCTGGCCTGGCTCGAACTGACGGTGACCCCGGAGGGGCCGGCTCGTGCCACGTACCGTCAGCGGGCGCTGTTCCATCCGCACGGGCTGGCGGGGCACGCGTACTGGTGGAGTGTGGCGCCGTTTCACGCGGTGGTGTTCGGGGGGATGGCCCGGAACATCGCGCGGCGGGCGGGGGCGGGTCTGTAG
- a CDS encoding SDR family NAD(P)-dependent oxidoreductase, with protein sequence MTVTEESRDGAALGAGIDPERMAICLSVLEELDELPVDHPQAIEIRRATAGIYRMVKQRRRQERRAAKTANDKAVTEATATGAADRIDDETRGIPLAATATAQIVGILERPRSCYICKTRYTEVDAFYHQLCQPCATENRARRDARADLSGKRALLTGGRAKIGMYIALRLLRDGAHTTVTTRFPNDAIRRFKAMPDSAEWLHRLKIVGIDLRDPAQVVALADSVAAEGPLDILINNAAQTVRRSPAAYRELVAAEAAPLPAGELPASVVFGAFGSGAQAALPAPAGSRHDELTPQALTELALTSGSASLARVEAGTAIDAGGLVPDLDPTNTWIQKVGEVDPVELLEVQLCNVTAPFVLVSRLRPAMAASAARRKYVVNVSAMEGVFSRGYKGAGHPHTNMAKAALNMLTRTSAQEMFETDNILMTAVDTGWITDERPHPDKVRLAEEGFHAPLDLVDGAARVYDPIVRGEHGEDLYGCFLKDYAPAGW encoded by the coding sequence ATGACGGTCACTGAAGAAAGCCGCGACGGTGCAGCCCTCGGGGCAGGCATCGATCCCGAGCGGATGGCGATCTGCCTGAGTGTGCTGGAGGAGCTCGACGAGCTGCCGGTCGACCACCCGCAGGCGATCGAGATCCGGCGCGCCACGGCCGGCATCTACCGCATGGTGAAGCAGCGCCGCCGCCAGGAGCGCCGGGCCGCCAAGACCGCCAACGACAAGGCCGTCACCGAGGCCACCGCCACCGGCGCCGCCGACCGCATCGACGACGAGACCCGGGGCATCCCGCTCGCCGCCACGGCCACCGCCCAGATCGTCGGCATCCTGGAGCGCCCCCGCTCCTGCTACATCTGCAAGACCCGGTACACCGAGGTCGACGCGTTCTACCACCAGCTGTGCCAGCCCTGCGCCACGGAGAACCGTGCCCGCCGGGACGCCCGCGCGGACCTGTCCGGCAAGCGCGCCCTGCTCACCGGCGGCCGCGCCAAGATCGGCATGTACATAGCGCTGCGGCTGCTGCGCGACGGTGCCCACACCACCGTCACCACGCGGTTCCCCAACGACGCGATCCGCCGCTTCAAGGCCATGCCCGACAGCGCGGAGTGGCTGCACCGGCTGAAGATCGTCGGCATCGACCTGCGGGACCCCGCCCAGGTCGTCGCCCTGGCCGACTCCGTCGCCGCCGAGGGCCCGCTCGACATCCTGATCAACAACGCGGCCCAGACCGTCCGCCGCAGCCCGGCCGCCTACCGCGAGCTGGTCGCCGCCGAGGCCGCCCCGCTGCCCGCCGGCGAGCTGCCCGCCTCCGTGGTCTTCGGCGCCTTCGGCAGCGGCGCGCAGGCCGCCCTGCCCGCCCCCGCGGGCAGCCGGCACGACGAGCTGACCCCGCAGGCGCTCACCGAGCTCGCCCTGACCAGCGGCTCCGCCTCGCTGGCCCGCGTCGAGGCCGGCACCGCGATCGACGCCGGCGGCCTCGTGCCCGACCTGGACCCCACGAACACCTGGATCCAGAAGGTCGGCGAGGTCGACCCCGTCGAGCTGCTCGAGGTCCAGCTCTGCAACGTCACCGCGCCGTTCGTGCTGGTCAGCCGGCTCCGCCCGGCCATGGCCGCCTCGGCGGCCCGCCGCAAGTACGTGGTCAACGTCTCCGCCATGGAGGGCGTCTTCAGCCGCGGCTACAAGGGCGCGGGCCACCCGCACACCAACATGGCCAAGGCCGCGCTCAACATGCTCACGCGCACCAGCGCGCAGGAGATGTTCGAGACCGACAACATCCTGATGACCGCCGTCGACACGGGCTGGATCACCGACGAGCGCCCGCACCCCGACAAGGTGCGGCTCGCCGAGGAGGGCTTCCACGCCCCGCTCGACCTCGTCGACGGCGCGGCCCGCGTCTACGACCCGATCGTCCGCGGTGAGCATGGCGAGGACCTCTACGGCTGCTTCCTGAAGGACTACGCCCCCGCCGGCTGGTAG
- a CDS encoding chaplin, with the protein MSRIAKAAALTVAAGFAVTGAAAGVASAASGAQGAAVGSPGVISGNVIQVPIQIPVNLCGNTIDIVGLLNPTFGNTCANIDGHHDGHHDGHKGHGGYGGHGGYGGHGHGGYDHDKW; encoded by the coding sequence ATGTCGCGTATCGCCAAGGCTGCTGCCCTGACCGTCGCCGCCGGTTTCGCCGTGACCGGCGCCGCGGCGGGAGTCGCCTCCGCCGCTTCCGGAGCGCAGGGTGCGGCCGTGGGCTCCCCCGGCGTCATCTCGGGCAACGTCATTCAGGTCCCGATCCAGATCCCGGTGAACCTCTGCGGCAACACCATCGACATCGTGGGCCTGCTGAACCCGACCTTCGGCAACACCTGCGCCAACATCGACGGCCACCACGACGGCCACCACGACGGCCACAAGGGCCACGGCGGCTATGGCGGCCACGGCGGCTACGGCGGCCACGGTCACGGTGGCTACGACCACGACAAGTGGTAA